From the genome of Geoglobus ahangari, one region includes:
- a CDS encoding GNAT family N-acetyltransferase, with translation MLSGYLVREMRDDEVEEIILTEYEHFGYSVFADLSTSDYRKKVVVCEEDGKIAGFAVLYWDDENFHIGSLIVKVEFRNRGVGRMLIERASREAYKLGFPKVYADVSVSSDALEFYMSNGFEIEETIRHYYGISKHAFRLSLTV, from the coding sequence GTGCTTTCGGGCTACCTCGTTAGAGAGATGAGAGACGACGAGGTCGAGGAGATTATACTGACCGAGTACGAACACTTCGGCTACAGCGTTTTTGCCGACCTTTCCACGAGCGACTACAGGAAGAAGGTTGTCGTTTGTGAGGAGGACGGAAAAATAGCGGGCTTCGCTGTGCTATACTGGGACGACGAGAACTTCCACATAGGGAGCCTGATAGTGAAGGTCGAGTTCAGGAACAGGGGGGTTGGAAGAATGCTCATAGAGAGGGCGAGCAGAGAGGCCTACAAGCTCGGATTTCCGAAGGTGTATGCAGATGTTTCGGTGAGCAGCGACGCCCTCGAGTTCTACATGAGCAACGGTTTTGAAATAGAGGAAACAATAAGGCACTACTACGGAATCTCGAAGCACGCCTTCAGGCTTTCTCTGACTGTTTAG
- a CDS encoding branched-chain amino acid ABC transporter permease: MIGALYILPSAKLESDYLAITLLAIAEIMFMVAYYDTKLVGGYYGAPVPNVLAFVPGEYREWAFVALILFFALLTYVFLERTLNSPYGRVLRAMREDPTALQFSGKDVMWLRIKTLAFSSAIASMVGVLYSYYAGNVVGIVNLFARVNWTFFPFLMVLLGGMANNRGVLAGVFSFVVIWRLIDGYKHQIMGLFNLPFDVNWLQYIIFGVLMIAILYYKPEGILREKPIETPPIKELRAKKSKQSEKA, from the coding sequence GTGATAGGCGCCCTCTACATTCTCCCGAGCGCCAAGCTCGAGAGCGACTACCTCGCCATAACTCTCCTCGCGATCGCGGAGATAATGTTCATGGTCGCGTACTACGACACCAAGCTCGTTGGAGGATACTACGGCGCTCCCGTGCCCAACGTCCTCGCGTTCGTTCCGGGAGAGTACAGGGAATGGGCGTTCGTCGCGCTGATCCTCTTCTTCGCCCTCCTCACATACGTCTTCCTCGAAAGAACCCTCAACTCTCCATACGGCAGGGTTCTGAGGGCGATGAGGGAGGATCCGACAGCGCTCCAGTTCTCAGGAAAGGACGTGATGTGGCTCAGGATCAAGACACTCGCCTTCAGCTCGGCCATAGCCTCAATGGTCGGCGTCCTTTACTCCTACTATGCCGGAAACGTCGTCGGAATCGTCAACCTCTTCGCGAGGGTCAACTGGACGTTCTTCCCGTTCCTCATGGTTCTGCTTGGGGGCATGGCGAACAACAGGGGCGTTCTTGCCGGTGTCTTCTCGTTCGTGGTGATATGGAGACTGATTGATGGCTATAAACACCAGATCATGGGCCTGTTCAACCTGCCGTTCGACGTCAACTGGCTCCAGTACATAATCTTCGGCGTGCTGATGATCGCAATACTGTACTACAAGCCCGAGGGTATACTCAGGGAGAAGCCAATTGAGACCCCGCCGATAAAGGAGTTGAGGGCCAAAAAATCTAAACAGTCAGAGAAAGCCTGA
- a CDS encoding ABC transporter permease subunit, producing MALETLISSILLWFGLYSILSLSLNIEYGYGGIPNFGKALAVLVGAFTTGAIVNRILIAVYSVEGRTITQASGFMKSTVDQIIASNPAYGIALLLFSLAVAAVFGG from the coding sequence ATGGCGCTCGAAACCCTGATAAGCTCGATACTGCTCTGGTTCGGGCTGTACTCGATACTCTCCCTCAGCCTGAACATTGAGTACGGGTACGGAGGAATACCCAACTTCGGAAAGGCCTTGGCGGTTCTTGTTGGAGCCTTCACGACTGGAGCGATAGTCAACAGGATACTGATCGCGGTGTACTCGGTCGAGGGGAGGACGATAACTCAGGCGAGCGGATTCATGAAGAGCACGGTCGACCAGATCATCGCCAGCAACCCGGCGTACGGAATAGCCCTTTTGCTCTTCTCACTCGCGGTTGCGGCGGTGTTTGGGGGGTGA
- a CDS encoding biotin--[acetyl-CoA-carboxylase] ligase, whose amino-acid sequence MKVERGDRRLLMFQEIEKGGSGEEIAEKAGVSRTAVWKFVRRLEELGYEVEVDRKSGYRLVSSPDPSPFHMALAALKIPGVERYYHFDEVDSTNRFAKEVSNAVVFSESQSSGRGRLGRRWESERGGVYMSLSLNMTIPVSEIPKVTLLSGLAVCRALEDYGARIKWPNDVLVGGKKVSGILSEFVGEEMAAKVVVGIGVNVRNRVPDALRDRAISLHEVDENVRITEIFTRICEQLSNLLSAFPQKWGEILEEWKRLSDTIGREVRVSLYGEEVVGKAVDVDADGGLIVVSGEGRRKVISGECFYTNY is encoded by the coding sequence ATGAAGGTCGAGAGGGGAGACAGGAGGCTCCTCATGTTTCAGGAAATCGAGAAAGGCGGTAGCGGAGAGGAGATTGCCGAGAAGGCTGGCGTGAGCAGGACGGCTGTCTGGAAGTTCGTCAGAAGGCTCGAGGAGCTCGGATACGAGGTGGAGGTTGACAGGAAGAGTGGCTACAGGCTCGTCAGCTCCCCCGACCCCTCCCCGTTCCACATGGCCCTCGCAGCCCTGAAAATACCCGGGGTCGAGAGGTACTACCATTTTGATGAGGTCGACTCCACGAACAGGTTCGCCAAGGAGGTTAGCAACGCAGTGGTTTTCTCCGAATCCCAGAGCTCCGGGAGGGGGAGGCTCGGCAGGAGGTGGGAGAGTGAGAGAGGGGGAGTGTACATGTCGCTGTCCCTGAACATGACCATCCCCGTTAGCGAGATCCCGAAGGTAACCCTCCTCTCTGGACTTGCGGTGTGCAGGGCTCTCGAGGACTATGGGGCGAGGATAAAGTGGCCCAACGACGTGCTTGTTGGCGGGAAGAAGGTTTCCGGGATTCTGAGCGAGTTCGTCGGCGAGGAGATGGCCGCGAAGGTCGTTGTGGGAATAGGCGTGAACGTCAGGAACAGGGTGCCCGATGCTTTGAGGGACAGGGCGATCTCGCTGCACGAGGTTGATGAGAACGTGAGAATAACGGAGATATTCACCCGAATCTGCGAGCAGCTCTCAAATCTTCTGAGCGCGTTCCCGCAGAAATGGGGCGAGATTCTGGAGGAGTGGAAGAGGCTCAGCGACACGATCGGCAGGGAGGTGAGGGTCAGCCTGTACGGGGAGGAGGTGGTGGGGAAGGCCGTGGACGTTGATGCGGACGGTGGGCTGATAGTGGTGAGCGGAGAGGGCAGGAGGAAGGTTATCTCGGGCGAGTGCTTTTACACAAACTACTGA